The segment gtgagtgtacctttgtaaatataatacatggtttaaaagcaagcgtgtttaatgattaatttgcggccaatacagctactggaaaagtgtgttaatgtgtctggagatggagcgaaaatcctccagggacatctccataaagctctcctggatgtactcccaaagcctttgcaaaaggtttctggggagggcagccttattccgtcctccatggaaggacactttaccatggcaggccaatagcatgtagtctggagtcattgcataacaaagcatggcagcgtatggtcctggggtttactggcattcaagcaacgtccgttctttttctctctgtgttatcctcaggagagtgatatcattcatggtcacctggttgaaataggggaattttattaaggggacgtTCCGAGGTGGCTAGGGTgagggggttagttgggtttgtgctgcatgttaacctgaaaatcgcagcccctccttttaaatggccaacccattttaaagagCCAACCCAATGGCCATTTGGTATGTGAAATGaaggcactgctgtttgaaaccattcccacatgttaggaagtttaaagaagccaaaagactgtggtttaccatggctgcctgcaagccgaattctgttgcccgccggccctgcgtgtgtAATCTCTCACAGCAAACCAgcagaccctcaatataagaggcaaaatgcgaccttgtactgaatgcacatgtgctgtgtaatgttaacagcaaggttcaccctgaaagagtctacccattgttctctaaaatgtctttttaactactattatcccttttttttccctcccgcagctgcaaatgtttcaacgctccccctatcatctccatcccagaggctagcgaagattagaggGCGAAAAACCGCACTCGcagtgaaatgttctctgagctcatgcagtcctcccacactgaaagagcccagcagaatgcgtggaggcagacaatgtcagagtccaggaaagcacaaaatgcacACGAGGAGAGGAGGGACGAGCGAGAGGACAGGTGGCGTCAGTGtggtgagaggaggcaggatgcaatgctgaggctactggaggatcaaactgatatgctccggcatatggttgaggtgcaggaaaggcagcatgagcacagaccgccgctacagcacCTGTGTAACCATCCGTCCTCTTCCCtaagttccatagcctcttcCTTTCCATTTTCTACTTTTAAATGTCCTACTATTCAATTAAATTGAGAGTatctttgttcttgtattatgagaaaaggTAAATAGGTGGGCCCAATTTATTTTCTCTATCTAGCATTGATTATTTTTATACTTcagttggtgtgcaggaggcgctgggagggagggagaggacttgagcagtggtgcagctggcaggcgggaggcgctggtgggaggaggagagcttggctgccggtgggtgagtcggcgcctatgccagTCTTTTCAGTTTCTTGTCATATGGAAGTCTTTTGGTGCCTCTATTTAATTTTTGTCCCCCATCTCTGACTCTTCCTCTCTCCTATGAGTTATTAATAATCTGCTATATAGATATAACTCACAAAATTTTGGCAGGTTTCTTAAGAGGAGTACGTAATCTATTCtggaaattagggctgtcgattaatcgcaaactcaaaaaaactcaaaaaaaattaattgcgatttaaaaaattaattgtgattaatctcagttttaatcgcactgttaagcaatagaataccaattgaaatttcttaaatatttttggatgcttttctacattttcaaatacattgacatcagttacaacacagaatacaaagtgtacagtgctcactttatattatttttgattatcatttttagagtgaaaatatttgtaaacaaaagaaatagtattttttcagttcacctcatacaagtactgtagtgcaatctctatcatgaaagtgcaacctacaaatgtagatttttttttgtgacataactgcactcaaaaacaaaacaatgtaaaactttagagcctacaagtccactcagtcctacttcttgttcagccaatcacgaggataaacaagtttgtttaaatttacgggacataatgctgcctgcttcttatttacaatgtcacctgaaagttagaatgggttcacatggcactttgtagccggcattgcaaggtatttatgtgtcaaatatgctaaacattcatatggcccttcattctttggccaccattccaggggacatgcttccatgctgataacactcattaaaaaaataatgcattaattaaatgtgtgactgaactccttggggaagaattgtatgttttctgctctgttttacccatattctgccatatatttcatgttatagcagtctcggatgatgacccagcgcgtgtagttttttttaagaacactttcactgaagatttgacaaaactcaaaaaAGGtacctgtgatgggttggatcacagaaattgCCTTAGGGCTGCcaactacttctgcccctgcttttcctgccagcttgagaCTCTAGCACCccgtcttgttgagccagacacgccagtctgctccaacacaaactcagggtctgaaccatgtgccccagagctgcaggcttaactgaaagcagcttaaaaaTGTTcatgtctttaacactcagatgcccaactcccaatggggtccaaaccccaaataaatctgttttatattcagatattttatatatttatactcataaattgttcgccctctataacactgatagagagatatgcacagatgttcccccctccccaggtattagtacgtactctgggttaataagtaaaaagtgattttattaaatacagaaagtaggatttaagtggttccaagtagtaacagacagaacaaagtgaattcccaagcaaaataaaataaaacacgcaagtctaagtctagtatagtgataaaactgaatacagataaaatctcaccctcagagatgtttcaataagtttctttcacagactggacgccttcctagtctgggcacaatcctttcccttggtacagcccttgtttcaattcaggtggtagctaggggatgtCTCATGATggccaccccctttgttctgttccacccacttatatatcttttgcatacagcgggaatcctttgtcccacccctccttctcaatggaaaagcaccaggttaaagatggattccagttcaggtgacatgatcatgtaagacttcattacccacttgccagcccaaaggtatacaggaagacttacaagtaaaacagagccatctacaggtaattgtcctggttaataggagccattaagattccaaaccaccattaatggcccaacGGCCCTTTGCATAagtacaataggacctcagagacATTGTCctaaagtaggtctaatacttagacccaggtatcagcaatttcagctctgcagtgtgtaacaagactctcaattgagtctaaattagctcttttattataccatggagagCAGAAAGATCAAATGATGTCCAGGACCCACACCACCCTCTCAACTCATTgagctttggaacccatgtcccttgcttagcgagtgccattcagttgagggtgagcccctccattggggtatgccaggtacagttctgctgcccttgttTCACACAACAAGGAAAACAACACTTTGTTACTCCTGCCCCTATAACAAGGAGGCTGGGGAatccagccacaagtgatcatatgggcaagcaatcccattatgctgagcacctaggcagggtgggtgtatccatgcaaacgagatcagcttctgaagtctttatctttagctcaccactagatgtcaggggagagcttaTTCAGACTTTGCTTACACAGGCAAGTTGTCTCCTCCCCTTAATTCAAACCTTTTGCCCTGGTTTTAATCCAACTGGTCATAAATAGCAAGAAATTGGTGAAAAGGGGGTTTTTTAATGGTTAAATAACTGTGAGCTTTTCCAGATCAGTGGCTGTAATTTGCAGCGGAGTATTGTTTATGAAAAAGTCTCTAATGCACTGATGCGTTGTatgattttttccattttttaagtaaaaagaaatgTTTGGGCCTCCATTTGGTTATGTGGTACCCTCGTCGAGCCTGGAACACAAAAACTATGCCATGTATACATCAACCAAACAACCCAGACTCAGATGTAGAGTTGACAAATCTGGAAATCAACAGTTGGGTGTCGTACCCCCCATGGCACTGATTGAGCAAAGGATTTAAGCACATATTCAGACTTATACAGAGggttaagtgcttttctgaatcagaacTGCTATAACCCTGATCAGAAACCATCCTTAAAATAAAGAGCAGCATCAGTTTCAttcatgttttcctttttcttttgcagtgAACATTGAAGCACGCACCTAGTAGAGCTCTGTAAGGTTTCATTTTGTTCAGCCAGTAGCATGAGCTGGGATGACTTATGCTGCAAAGAAGTGTGGCATTCGTTTTCAGCCTCCATCCATTATCCTGATCTATGAAGATGAAAATAAGGATAGAGCACGCCAGCGCATCATGCCTATCCGAAACTTCTCCAAGTTTTCAGGTACAGTATTCTTAATTTTGGCATCCCACAGCCTCCTTCCGCAAAACAGCAATGGGGTAGGAGTGGGAGAGATGGCAGCTGGGCACCTCTTCAGGAACTGGTAGGTTTCTTCTCACCATCTCTGCATGGGAGGTTGTGTAGTAGGACTACTCTCTGGAAGTGGAATACCCAATGTTCTCCAGGCTTGGAGCTCAAGCCAGGAAGCTTCCCAGCCTGACCTGTCTAGTTTATAAATGAGTAGTGGGACTCCTAGGGCAGCACCTTACCCCAGAGAATCTTTGGGTAaagatcatttatttatttatttaagaattGTGTGCTTGAGGACAATTCTTGGGAGGGGgaacttttttttccagattgcagcagggctgcagaacagctgaAGAATAACCCTCGGCACAAGGCTTACCTACAAGGGGTCTCACTGCGGCAGCTGCAGAAATTATACAGTTTGCTAAGAGGCCACTTGcagggacagaatttggcccagaccTTGGAGCAGATTCATCAGGAAGAGACCATTGACCCAGAGGAGGACCTGAACAAACTG is part of the Chelonia mydas isolate rCheMyd1 chromosome 9, rCheMyd1.pri.v2, whole genome shotgun sequence genome and harbors:
- the CEP19 gene encoding centrosomal protein of 19 kDa produces the protein MTYAAKKCGIRFQPPSIILIYEDENKDRARQRIMPIRNFSKFSDCSRAAEQLKNNPRHKAYLQGVSLRQLQKLYSLLRGHLQGQNLAQTLEQIHQEETIDPEEDLNKLDDKELAKRKSIMDELFEKNRKKKDDPDFTYNVEVEFPQDEQLESCGWDAESDNEF